The following are encoded together in the Populus trichocarpa isolate Nisqually-1 chromosome 5, P.trichocarpa_v4.1, whole genome shotgun sequence genome:
- the LOC7494702 gene encoding glycosyltransferase family 92 protein At1g27200 has product MNIKKSPSTPLLRLLLISPRPFEFSETMRRKVSPAFLFLFLSVFLFASFSLYFSSCNPIYASTEISFPSVNLTAISKIPGYSSSSSSLAIKEDINYLTRHVASIQDSSGVKSVSVLLPGWEVLLIVLPESTPPMTASISGNDFLCLYPNNETSPARFSGVLPSTNQTTFKCGLPKRNRRRLPFLSPVLIRSGEEFLVSSPPPEPMMRWTRLAYESFTTENDVVLFVKGLNHRQGINLSPKELTCVFIDETSNNSVRTAVSSSIQEVFRCERPDLTSFGYGGEGNGLNKRIKVSLEIRHQGESSFMMPSVAYYIPWRKLEIERPKSLLCASTMVFDVAKFLREWVMYHSKIGVEKFVLYDNDSDDDLMKVIKELNQEGYNIETFFWIWPKTQEAGFSHASLYAKDSCTWMMYLDVDEFVFAPSWVTSLQPSPDDPMLRSLLPKTQWWSDPRPIGQVSIRCNEFGPSNQITHPLEGVTQGYTCRRKEDNRHKSIVLLEAIEHSLLNAIHHFKLKEGYRTKPVSLEVAVVNHYKYQAWSEFKVKFRRRVSAYVVDWTKGLNPLSKDRAPGLGFEAVEPSGWEHKFCEVQDDRLKLLAQRWFEKQTMAGSKMAWQI; this is encoded by the coding sequence ATGAATATAAAGAAATCCCCCTCCACACCACTTCTCCGTTTACTCTTAATTTCTCCACGCCCTTTTGAATTCTCTGAAACGATGCGTCGTAAAGTCTCTCCGGCGTTTCTTTTCCTCTTCCTCTCCGTTTTCCTCTTTGCCTCCTTCTCCCTTTATTTTTCCTCCTGCAATCCAATCTATGCCTCAACGGAAATCAGCTTTCCGTCTGTTAATCTAACCGCCATCTCTAAGATACCAGGAtattcctcctcctcctcctctcttgcCATTAAAGAAGACATTAATTACCTGACGCGACACGTGGCGTCGATTCAAGATTCCTCGGGGGTAAAATCGGTCTCTGTTTTGTTACCTGGTTGGGAGGTTCTTTTGATTGTCTTGCCGGAAAGTACTCCTCCGATGACTGCTTCAATATCCGGCAATGATTTCCTGTGTCTTTATCCGAACAACGAGACTTCTCCGGCGAGGTTCTCTGGTGTTTTGCCTTCGACGAATCAGACAACATTCAAGTGCGGCCTTCCGAAAAGAAATCGTCGGCGGTTGCCGTTCTTGTCGCCTGTTTTGATTCGCTCAGGAGAGGAGTTCCTGGTTTCGTCTCCGCCGCCGGAGCCGATGATGAGATGGACTCGCCTTGCTTACGAGTCGTTTACGACcgaaaacgatgtcgttttgttCGTCAAAGGATTGAATCATCGGCAAGGGATTAACCTGTCCCCCAAAGAGTTGACTTGCGTTTTTATTGATGAGACTAGCAATAACTCGGTCAGAACAGCCGTTTCCAGCTCCATTCAAGAAGTGTTCAGGTGCGAACGTCCAGATTTAACGTCGTTCGGTTATGGCGGGGAAGGTAACGGCCTAAACAAACGGATTAAAGTCTCCCTTGAGATTCGTCACCAGGGGGAAAGCAGTTTCATGATGCCTTCTGTCGCGTACTATATTCCATGGCGCAAGTTAGAAATTGAAAGGCCGAAGTCGCTATTGTGCGCCAGCACCATGGTTTTTGACGTGGCTAAGTTCTTGAGAGAATGGGTCATGTACCATTCGAAGATTGGAGTAGAAAAGTTTGTGCTATACGATAATGACAGTGATGATGACTTGATGAAGGTGATTAAGGAGCTCAACCAAGAGGGCTATAACATTGAAACGTTCTTTTGGATTTGGCCTAAGACACAAGAAGCTGGCTTCTCTCACGCTTCATTGTATGCTAAGGATTCATGCACTTGGATGATGTATTTAGATGTTGATGAGTTTGTTTTTGCACCATCATGGGTTACTTCATTACAACCTTCGCCTGATGATCCGATGTTAAGATCCTTATTGCCGAAAACCCAGTGGTGGTCGGATCCTCGGCCGATTGGTCAGGTTTCGATTCGGTGCAATGAGTTTGGTCCGTCGAATCAGATAACACATCCCTTGGAAGGGGTGACACAAGGGTATACTTGCAGGAGAAAAGAAGATAATCGTCACAAGTCTATAGTCTTATTAGAAGCAATTGAACATTCATTGCTTAATGCAATACACCATTTTAAGTTGAAGGAGGGGTACAGAACGAAGCCAGTTAGTTTAGAAGTTGCTGTGGTGAACCATTACAAGTATCAAGCATGGTCTGAATTTAAGGTCAAGTTCCGGCGAAGAGTGTCAGCGTACGTAGTGGACTGGACAAAAGGTTTGAATCCTTTGTCGAAAGATAGGGCGCCAGGATTAGGGTTTGAAGCAGTGGAGCCATCAGGGTGGGAACATAAGTTTTGTGAAGTGCAAGACGATAGGTTGAAGCTGCTTGCACAAAGATGGTTTGAGAAGCAAACCATGGCAGGAAGTAAAATGGCATGGCAAATATGA
- the LOC7485641 gene encoding uncharacterized protein LOC7485641, translating into MGEIADMPDTTMKKKKKGRPSLLELKKRSLKQQQQQQESPNYLENPNSLNSNPVLPNRRSSRRSSNSYAPEWIDGDDDEEDDEDDERKEKKHKLLRGLNSQKNNNKNSNTLPPSNSDSNAGGGNHEEGIRRRKISAVRLGSDDLDEKVLKGTDTLHGSSVEPGPTTPLPDKKLLVFILDRLQKKDTYGVFSEPVDPEELPDYFEIVENPMDFSTARKKLDEGAYTNLEQFEKDVLLICSNAMQYNSADTIYYRQARAMQEIAKKDFEHLRQDSDDSEPQPKVVRRGRPPGTGKLKNALERSPVDRVGPEASSDATLATGGDNNSLSNGYNLRRSSSYKYQPADSLVRASHGSHNNENHSTWLSEWENEFPASVVKAVIKYGKKPIVLDENKRDTYKHPLDSHEPSVLMTFDGELKQLMAVGLSSEHGYARSLARFAADLGPVVWRMASKKIESVLPTGIEFGPGWVGENKAMEKHKVSNSPISDNHLSRFQPATSLSRDATWTKEDMLETVGGLNSKNELTTLNSATGGMKSLPTVSIQQKPMIHPDMNGFSGGFGYNSSSQIGMARPVAPTGKFSLEKLHPAVPSQMFGAVPPSNSTFISMPGNNLNSNKAMLSETSGGLLQSGISAAVGSSSDSHTLRNVGFGGKSSWQGFLPYHQQGTVPFPPDLNVGFMAPGSPSSSVPIGSPRQPDLVLQL; encoded by the exons ATGGGGGAGATCGCAGACATGCCAGACAcaacaatgaagaagaagaaaaaaggaagaccTTCTCTTTTAGAGCTTAAAAAACGCTCTCTCaagcagcaacagcaacaacaagaaAGCCCTAATTACCTTGAAAACCCTAATTCTCTCAATTCCAATCCCGTCCTTCCTAACCGTCGATCCTCTCGCCGGAGCTCTAATTCTTATGCACCTGAATGGATTGATGGAGACGACGACGAAGAAGACGATGAAGACGATGAGCGTAAAGAGAAGAAGCACAAGCTCTTGCGAGGATtgaattctcaaaaaaataacaacaagaaTTCCAATACGTTGCCTCCTTCAAACTCTGATTCGAATGCTGGTGGCGGTAATCACGAGGAGGGAATTAGGAGGCGCAAGATCAGCGCCGTCCGTCTTGGATCTGATGATTTG GATGAAAAGGTTTTGAAAGGGACAGACACTCTTCATG GGTCATCGGTGGAGCCGGGTCCCACTACACCTTTGCCAGACAAAAAGTTGTTGGTCTTCATTCTTGACAGACTTCAAAA GAAGGACACTTATGGGGTTTTCTCTGAGCCAGTGGATCCAGAAGAG CTTCCTGATTACTTCGAGATCGTTGAGAATCCCATGGATTTTTCTACAGCGAGGAAAAAGTTAGATGAGGGAGCCTACACCAACTTGGAACAGTTTGAG AAAGATGTTCTTTTGATATGTTCAAATGCAATGCAATACAACTCCGCCGATACTATTTACTATCGACAG gcaCGGGCCATGCAAGAGATTGCAAAGAAGGACTTTGAACATCTTAGGCAAGATAGTGATGATAGTGAACCACAACCCAAAGTTGTGAGGAGAGGGAGGCCACCTGGCACAGGCAAGCTGAAAAATGCACTTGAGAGGTCGCCTGTTGATCGTGTTGGTCCTGAAGCATCCTCGGATGCAACTCTTGCCACTGGAGGAGATAATAATAGCTTGTCCAATGGTTACAATCTCAGAAGAAGTTCTTCATACAAGTACCAGCCTGCTGATTCATTGGTCAGGGCCTCTCATGGGTCCCACAACAACGAAAATCATTCTACCTGGTTATCTGAATGGGAAAATGAATTTCCAG CTTCTGTTGTGAAGGCCGTGATAAAGTATGGGAAGAAACCGATTGTGCTAGACGAGAACAAGCGTGACACCTATAAGCATCCACTGGACTCCCATGAGCCATCTGTCTTGATGACCTTTGATGGAGAATTAAAGCAACTCATGGCG GTAGGTTTAAGCTCTGAGCATGGTTATGCAAGAAGTCTCGCTCGATTTGCTGCTGATCTCGGGCCTGTTGTCTGGAGAATGGCttcaaagaaaattgaaagtgtCTTGCCAACAGGAATTGAGTTTGGCCCTGGGTGGGTAGGAGAAAATAAAGCAATGGAGAAGCATAAGGTTTCAAACAGCCCCATATCTGATAACCATTTAAGCAGATTTCAACCTGCAACTTCCTTGAGTAGAGATGCGACATGGACTAAAGAAGACATGCTAGAAACTGTTGGTggattaaattctaaaaatgagTTAACTACACTGAACAGTGCTACTGGTGGGATGAAATCTTTGCCTACTGTCTCGATTCAGCAGAAACCGATGATTCATCCTGATATGAATGGTTTCAGTGGAGGATTTGGATATAATTCTTCATCTCAAATAGGGATGGCGCGGCCTGTGGCACCTACAGGAAAGTTCAGTTTGGAGAAGCTGCACCCTGCAGTGCCATCCCAAATGTTTGGTGCGGTTCCACCTAGTAACAGCACCTTCATTTCAATGCCTGGGAACAATTTAAATTCGAATAAGGCTATGCTGTCAGAAACTTCAGGTGGATTATTGCAGTCTGGAATTTCTGCAGCTGTAGGGTCCAGCTCTGACTCTCATACATTACGCAATGTGGGGTTTGGTGGGAAATCATCTTGGCAGGGATTTTTACCCTATCATCAACAAGGTACTGTTCCATTTCCACCAGACCTGAACGTTGGATTCATGGCACCTGGCTCACCTTCTTCCAGCGTGCCAATTGGTTCACCACGGCAGCCAGATTTAGTATTGCAGCTCTGA